In a genomic window of Virgibacillus sp. SK37:
- a CDS encoding efflux RND transporter periplasmic adaptor subunit, which translates to MKKLRLGTLILLTFAIIGLLAACNDEDESKSDEKEKVTPVEVTEAVKKDMVIEKMLYGRTSPNSTSPVMVQVPGEVDELEVRNGDMVEEDDLIAKISTPQGKQNIRAPRDGEVASLSVSEGETTSTEEPLAVITDMDPMKVKVTVTADARSLFKLEDTVKVMIDEEEYDAEVTSIGSLPDDTGLYPVQVSIENEDEKILPGMVAEVHITEKKVEGALTVPTSAIVEESDASFVYIVKDNKAGKKKVEIVETQSDHTAIKGDVKAGDKVVVSGQLTLSDGNQVKVSKGE; encoded by the coding sequence ATGAAGAAATTAAGGTTGGGAACACTTATTCTTTTAACATTTGCCATCATTGGTTTGCTTGCTGCATGTAATGATGAAGACGAGAGTAAGAGTGATGAGAAAGAGAAAGTGACACCAGTAGAGGTGACCGAAGCGGTGAAAAAAGATATGGTTATTGAAAAAATGCTATATGGCCGGACTTCGCCAAACAGTACGTCCCCCGTGATGGTTCAGGTACCAGGGGAAGTAGATGAACTGGAAGTAAGGAATGGAGATATGGTCGAGGAAGATGATCTTATCGCTAAAATTTCAACACCCCAAGGAAAGCAAAATATCCGTGCACCTAGGGATGGGGAAGTGGCAAGTCTTTCCGTTTCAGAGGGAGAAACAACTTCAACGGAAGAACCACTCGCAGTAATTACAGATATGGATCCAATGAAGGTAAAAGTAACAGTGACTGCAGATGCACGTTCGCTGTTCAAGTTGGAAGATACAGTGAAGGTAATGATTGATGAAGAAGAATATGATGCTGAGGTAACATCCATTGGTAGTCTTCCAGACGATACGGGACTTTACCCTGTGCAAGTTTCTATCGAAAACGAAGATGAAAAGATTTTACCTGGTATGGTTGCAGAAGTACATATAACCGAGAAAAAAGTGGAGGGTGCATTGACTGTACCAACCTCAGCAATCGTTGAAGAAAGTGATGCTTCGTTTGTCTATATTGTAAAAGACAATAAAGCAGGAAAGAAAAAAGTTGAAATTGTGGAGACACAATCAGACCATACGGCAATAAAGGGTGACGTCAAAGCTGGTGACAAGGTTGTCGTTAGTGGTCAGCTGACATTGTCTGACGGTAATCAGGTAAAGGTTTCGAAAGGGGAATAA
- a CDS encoding TetR/AcrR family transcriptional regulator translates to MNEKKLSLLMAGMKLFAQKGYHQTSIQEIANEAGVSKGAFYIYFQSKEDFITTVFSHFYTQIKEKMSEVDEKNQPPRENLANQIAVLTEYIASYKDLITMHLRENISIGKNTDKIIQEMKLQNFYWMKEKITAIYGSTLDDLLIDTIIQLEGLINGYFKWMVIDNIHIDKNEIGPFIIRRLDEIVQGMLEKEEKPLLSSANVPNTYRYEQQLNHVALDDVIAEVCKKLNDLDMDAGKKGQLQKVVETIMDEAEKEEPSPIIIQGLLAHFSAIPMLQLESKQLAQIFNVELLN, encoded by the coding sequence ATGAATGAAAAGAAGCTTTCTTTGCTGATGGCAGGTATGAAATTATTTGCTCAGAAGGGTTATCATCAGACGTCTATACAAGAAATAGCGAATGAAGCTGGAGTCTCCAAAGGTGCTTTCTATATTTATTTCCAATCAAAAGAGGATTTTATTACAACAGTATTTTCCCATTTTTATACACAGATAAAAGAAAAAATGAGTGAGGTTGACGAGAAGAATCAGCCTCCAAGAGAGAATTTGGCGAATCAAATAGCTGTTTTAACGGAATATATTGCTAGCTATAAAGATCTAATAACAATGCACTTACGGGAAAATATCTCGATTGGGAAAAATACGGATAAGATTATTCAGGAAATGAAATTGCAAAATTTTTACTGGATGAAGGAGAAGATCACAGCAATTTATGGCAGTACGCTTGATGATCTGCTTATCGATACAATTATTCAATTGGAAGGGTTAATAAACGGTTATTTTAAGTGGATGGTTATAGATAATATACACATTGATAAAAATGAAATAGGACCATTTATTATCCGGCGCTTGGATGAAATTGTTCAAGGGATGTTGGAAAAAGAGGAAAAGCCTTTGCTATCATCAGCAAATGTCCCTAATACATATCGATATGAACAACAATTGAATCACGTTGCTTTAGATGATGTTATTGCTGAGGTATGTAAAAAGCTAAACGACTTGGATATGGATGCTGGAAAGAAAGGTCAGCTCCAAAAAGTAGTAGAAACAATAATGGATGAGGCAGAGAAAGAAGAACCTTCTCCCATAATTATTCAGGGGTTGCTTGCACACTTTTCGGCTATTCCTATGCTGCAATTAGAAAGTAAGCAGCTTGCCCAAATTTTTAACGTAGAATTATTAAATTGA
- a CDS encoding competence protein ComK, with product MKKLYMITNKTKAISLHNHSTHFRSSIIEAGSEKETLCAFRPEQIIDQNCIIYGSTLKRRQVESNHILQLKNKLPIRIIPEKNIYMFPTASIKNDACIWVAYQHIRKCIERLNQTYILFKDGTGITVDASHHTIDLQYIRTGQLVARQNESRLFGNDFFTWIN from the coding sequence TTGAAGAAACTATACATGATTACAAATAAAACAAAAGCTATATCTCTACATAATCACTCTACGCATTTTCGCTCTTCTATTATAGAAGCAGGTTCTGAAAAAGAAACACTCTGTGCATTCAGACCCGAACAAATCATTGATCAAAATTGTATTATTTATGGGTCTACACTAAAAAGAAGGCAAGTCGAATCTAACCATATCCTTCAATTAAAAAATAAATTGCCGATCCGGATTATTCCTGAAAAAAATATTTATATGTTTCCAACAGCTTCCATAAAAAACGATGCTTGTATTTGGGTCGCTTATCAACATATTCGGAAATGTATAGAACGACTCAATCAAACCTATATTCTCTTTAAGGATGGGACAGGTATAACTGTTGATGCATCTCACCATACCATTGACCTTCAATATATACGTACAGGTCAATTAGTTGCTCGCCAAAATGAAAGTAGACTGTTTGGCAATGATTTTTTCACTTGGATTAATTAA
- a CDS encoding YtxH domain-containing protein translates to MTKQTANQEQSNNKGFLSGTIFGIMIGLLTAIFLTPKSGKELRGDFVYQAGSVKDKALTKKSDIQKATQVKLSEIKENKIMPVAKSKQNNNEEEKAASPSPSEATKANPVNNVKDSEQGAQLQADYMQDAKGNEAEDTTSEEKPAATTPQESSSKGKDSDKAASESKDGEKKTKAKSSTNKKRHYERDRKTKSINFNKEEHRFNC, encoded by the coding sequence ATGACAAAACAGACAGCAAACCAAGAGCAGTCAAATAACAAAGGCTTCCTTTCAGGTACCATCTTCGGGATAATGATCGGGCTACTAACCGCCATCTTTTTGACTCCGAAGTCAGGGAAAGAATTACGAGGAGACTTCGTATATCAGGCGGGCTCTGTAAAAGACAAAGCCCTCACTAAAAAAAGTGATATTCAAAAGGCTACCCAAGTGAAGCTTTCTGAGATAAAGGAAAACAAGATTATGCCTGTTGCAAAATCTAAACAGAATAATAATGAAGAAGAAAAGGCTGCTTCTCCATCTCCATCAGAAGCTACGAAAGCCAATCCGGTTAATAATGTGAAAGATAGTGAACAAGGTGCTCAATTACAAGCAGATTACATGCAGGATGCTAAAGGAAACGAAGCTGAAGATACAACATCGGAGGAAAAGCCAGCAGCAACTACTCCACAAGAGAGCAGCTCAAAAGGGAAGGATTCCGACAAAGCTGCTTCCGAATCAAAAGATGGAGAAAAGAAAACAAAGGCCAAAAGTTCTACAAACAAAAAAAGACACTACGAACGCGACAGGAAAACAAAAAGCATCAACTTCAACAAAGAAGAGCACAGGTTCAACTGCTAA
- the fabZ gene encoding 3-hydroxyacyl-ACP dehydratase FabZ, translating to MMDIEQIKQTIPHRYPFLLVDRVTEMEEGKRVVGLKNVSANEPFFQGHFPEYAVMPGVLIIEALAQVGAMAVLGKEENKGKLGFLAGVDKCRFKKQVRPGDQLQLEVEIIRFKGAIGKGKGIATVDGEVACEAEIMFAIK from the coding sequence ATGATGGACATAGAGCAAATCAAACAAACAATACCTCATCGCTATCCTTTTCTTTTAGTGGATAGAGTGACCGAAATGGAGGAAGGAAAGCGTGTTGTCGGGTTGAAAAATGTTAGTGCAAATGAACCTTTTTTTCAAGGACATTTCCCGGAATATGCGGTCATGCCAGGGGTTTTAATCATTGAAGCTTTAGCCCAGGTTGGTGCAATGGCTGTTCTGGGAAAAGAAGAAAATAAAGGGAAGCTCGGTTTTCTTGCAGGTGTTGATAAATGCCGATTTAAAAAGCAGGTTCGCCCAGGTGATCAGCTCCAATTAGAGGTTGAAATCATAAGGTTTAAAGGCGCAATTGGAAAAGGAAAGGGAATTGCTACTGTTGACGGTGAAGTAGCCTGTGAAGCCGAAATCATGTTTGCTATTAAATAG